Proteins found in one Cervus canadensis isolate Bull #8, Minnesota chromosome 24, ASM1932006v1, whole genome shotgun sequence genomic segment:
- the PTAFR gene encoding platelet-activating factor receptor isoform X3, translated as MTSSHFQPIAMEPNNSFRVDSEFRYTLFPIFYSIVFVLGVIANSYVLWVFANLYPSKKFNEIKIFMVNLTMADLLFLVTLPLWIVYYYNEGDWILPKFLCNLAGCFFFINTYCSVAFLAVITYNRFQAVTRPIKTAQATTRKRGILLSLTIWVSIVGAASYFFVLDSTNKERSKSGSGNITRCFEHYEKGSIPVLIIHIFLVFSFFLVFLVILFCNLVIIRTLLTQQVQMQRNAEVKRRALWMVCTVLAVFIICFVPHHLVQLPWTLAELGFQDTDFHQAINDAHQVTLCLLSTNCVLDPIIYCFLTKKFRKHLTEKFYSMRESRKCSRATSETGTEVVLQLKDGPVKSLRN; from the coding sequence ATGACCAGCAGCCACTTCCAGCCCATAGCGATGGAGCCAAACAATTCCTTTCGTGTGGACTCCGAGTTCCGATACACCCTCTTCCCAATTTTTTACAGCATCGTCTTTGTGCTGGGGGTCATTGCTAACAGCTATGTGCTGTGGGTCTTTGCCAACTTGTACCCTTCCAAGAAATTCAACGAGATAAAGATCTTCATGGTGAACCTCACCATGGCTGACCTGCTCTTCCTGGTCACCCTGCCCCTGTGGATCGTCTACTACTACAACGAGGGCGACTGGATTCTCCCCAAATTCCTGTGCAACCTGGCTGGCTGCTTCTTCTTCATTAACACCTACTGCTCAGTGGCCTTCCTGGCTGTCATCACTTACAACCGCTTCCAGGCAGTGACAAGGCCCATCAAGACTGCTCAGGCTACCACCCGCAAGCGTGGCATCCTTCTGTCCCTGACTATCTGGGTGTCCATTGTGGGCGCAGCATCCTACTTCTTCGTCCTGGACTCGACCAACAAGGAGCGCAGCAAGAGCGGCTCGGGCAACATCACACGCTGCTTTGAGCATTACGAGAAGGGCAGCATCCCAGTCCTCATCATCCACATCTTCCTCGTGTTCAGCTTCTTCCTCGTCTTCCTCGTCATCCTCTTTTGCAACCTGGTCATCATCCGCACGCTGCTCACGCAGCAGGTGCAGATGCAGCGGAATGCCGAGGTCAAGCGCCGGGCGCTCTGGATGGTCTGCACGGTCCTGGCTGTGTTCATCATCTGCTTCGTGCCCCACCACCTCGTGCAGCTGCCCTGGACCCTGGCCGAGCTGGGCTTCCAGGACACCGACTTCCACCAGGCGATTAACGATGCGCATCAGGTCACTCTCTGCCTCCTTAGTACCAACTGCGTCTTAGACCCCATTATCTACTGTTTCCTCACCAAGAAGTTCCGCAAGCACCTCACGGAGAAGTTCTACAGTATGCGCGAGAGCCGGAAGTGCTCCCGGGCCACCTCGGAGACGGGCACGGAAGTGGTCCTGCAGCTCAAAGATGGCCCTGTCAAATCCCTCAGAAATTAG
- the PTAFR gene encoding platelet-activating factor receptor isoform X1 has product MLSAAPISSSASLSPPGPLSLQFLRNRQDPMTSSHFQPIAMEPNNSFRVDSEFRYTLFPIFYSIVFVLGVIANSYVLWVFANLYPSKKFNEIKIFMVNLTMADLLFLVTLPLWIVYYYNEGDWILPKFLCNLAGCFFFINTYCSVAFLAVITYNRFQAVTRPIKTAQATTRKRGILLSLTIWVSIVGAASYFFVLDSTNKERSKSGSGNITRCFEHYEKGSIPVLIIHIFLVFSFFLVFLVILFCNLVIIRTLLTQQVQMQRNAEVKRRALWMVCTVLAVFIICFVPHHLVQLPWTLAELGFQDTDFHQAINDAHQVTLCLLSTNCVLDPIIYCFLTKKFRKHLTEKFYSMRESRKCSRATSETGTEVVLQLKDGPVKSLRN; this is encoded by the coding sequence GAACAGGCAGGATCCTATGACCAGCAGCCACTTCCAGCCCATAGCGATGGAGCCAAACAATTCCTTTCGTGTGGACTCCGAGTTCCGATACACCCTCTTCCCAATTTTTTACAGCATCGTCTTTGTGCTGGGGGTCATTGCTAACAGCTATGTGCTGTGGGTCTTTGCCAACTTGTACCCTTCCAAGAAATTCAACGAGATAAAGATCTTCATGGTGAACCTCACCATGGCTGACCTGCTCTTCCTGGTCACCCTGCCCCTGTGGATCGTCTACTACTACAACGAGGGCGACTGGATTCTCCCCAAATTCCTGTGCAACCTGGCTGGCTGCTTCTTCTTCATTAACACCTACTGCTCAGTGGCCTTCCTGGCTGTCATCACTTACAACCGCTTCCAGGCAGTGACAAGGCCCATCAAGACTGCTCAGGCTACCACCCGCAAGCGTGGCATCCTTCTGTCCCTGACTATCTGGGTGTCCATTGTGGGCGCAGCATCCTACTTCTTCGTCCTGGACTCGACCAACAAGGAGCGCAGCAAGAGCGGCTCGGGCAACATCACACGCTGCTTTGAGCATTACGAGAAGGGCAGCATCCCAGTCCTCATCATCCACATCTTCCTCGTGTTCAGCTTCTTCCTCGTCTTCCTCGTCATCCTCTTTTGCAACCTGGTCATCATCCGCACGCTGCTCACGCAGCAGGTGCAGATGCAGCGGAATGCCGAGGTCAAGCGCCGGGCGCTCTGGATGGTCTGCACGGTCCTGGCTGTGTTCATCATCTGCTTCGTGCCCCACCACCTCGTGCAGCTGCCCTGGACCCTGGCCGAGCTGGGCTTCCAGGACACCGACTTCCACCAGGCGATTAACGATGCGCATCAGGTCACTCTCTGCCTCCTTAGTACCAACTGCGTCTTAGACCCCATTATCTACTGTTTCCTCACCAAGAAGTTCCGCAAGCACCTCACGGAGAAGTTCTACAGTATGCGCGAGAGCCGGAAGTGCTCCCGGGCCACCTCGGAGACGGGCACGGAAGTGGTCCTGCAGCTCAAAGATGGCCCTGTCAAATCCCTCAGAAATTAG
- the PTAFR gene encoding platelet-activating factor receptor isoform X2 — protein sequence MMLTLNRQDPMTSSHFQPIAMEPNNSFRVDSEFRYTLFPIFYSIVFVLGVIANSYVLWVFANLYPSKKFNEIKIFMVNLTMADLLFLVTLPLWIVYYYNEGDWILPKFLCNLAGCFFFINTYCSVAFLAVITYNRFQAVTRPIKTAQATTRKRGILLSLTIWVSIVGAASYFFVLDSTNKERSKSGSGNITRCFEHYEKGSIPVLIIHIFLVFSFFLVFLVILFCNLVIIRTLLTQQVQMQRNAEVKRRALWMVCTVLAVFIICFVPHHLVQLPWTLAELGFQDTDFHQAINDAHQVTLCLLSTNCVLDPIIYCFLTKKFRKHLTEKFYSMRESRKCSRATSETGTEVVLQLKDGPVKSLRN from the coding sequence GAACAGGCAGGATCCTATGACCAGCAGCCACTTCCAGCCCATAGCGATGGAGCCAAACAATTCCTTTCGTGTGGACTCCGAGTTCCGATACACCCTCTTCCCAATTTTTTACAGCATCGTCTTTGTGCTGGGGGTCATTGCTAACAGCTATGTGCTGTGGGTCTTTGCCAACTTGTACCCTTCCAAGAAATTCAACGAGATAAAGATCTTCATGGTGAACCTCACCATGGCTGACCTGCTCTTCCTGGTCACCCTGCCCCTGTGGATCGTCTACTACTACAACGAGGGCGACTGGATTCTCCCCAAATTCCTGTGCAACCTGGCTGGCTGCTTCTTCTTCATTAACACCTACTGCTCAGTGGCCTTCCTGGCTGTCATCACTTACAACCGCTTCCAGGCAGTGACAAGGCCCATCAAGACTGCTCAGGCTACCACCCGCAAGCGTGGCATCCTTCTGTCCCTGACTATCTGGGTGTCCATTGTGGGCGCAGCATCCTACTTCTTCGTCCTGGACTCGACCAACAAGGAGCGCAGCAAGAGCGGCTCGGGCAACATCACACGCTGCTTTGAGCATTACGAGAAGGGCAGCATCCCAGTCCTCATCATCCACATCTTCCTCGTGTTCAGCTTCTTCCTCGTCTTCCTCGTCATCCTCTTTTGCAACCTGGTCATCATCCGCACGCTGCTCACGCAGCAGGTGCAGATGCAGCGGAATGCCGAGGTCAAGCGCCGGGCGCTCTGGATGGTCTGCACGGTCCTGGCTGTGTTCATCATCTGCTTCGTGCCCCACCACCTCGTGCAGCTGCCCTGGACCCTGGCCGAGCTGGGCTTCCAGGACACCGACTTCCACCAGGCGATTAACGATGCGCATCAGGTCACTCTCTGCCTCCTTAGTACCAACTGCGTCTTAGACCCCATTATCTACTGTTTCCTCACCAAGAAGTTCCGCAAGCACCTCACGGAGAAGTTCTACAGTATGCGCGAGAGCCGGAAGTGCTCCCGGGCCACCTCGGAGACGGGCACGGAAGTGGTCCTGCAGCTCAAAGATGGCCCTGTCAAATCCCTCAGAAATTAG